Genomic segment of Vitis riparia cultivar Riparia Gloire de Montpellier isolate 1030 chromosome 19, EGFV_Vit.rip_1.0, whole genome shotgun sequence:
TATCATAACAGTACCCCAACCATAGCTCAGATAATTTATAGATTATCTAGAACATCATAGTGACCTAATCAGACAAAATGAGAGGCAAAATAAGTGGAACCATACAAGTCTAACATCAGTTCAGAAAATATTCTGATGTCATAGGTTCTATATCTATTGGAAATACCCCACCAAATCATAATCGTCCAGCACCTGCAGCAATTGGTCAGGgcggaaaaggaaaaaaaatgaaatgcattTAGTTTAAAGTTCACACCTTGAACAGAACACATAGTAGGGAGAATACCAGGTGCTTATCTCATAAGTCCCAAGTAGTTGGGATTTAGAGCTCTTTTAAGTTGATTCGAATAATCCTCCTTTTCAAAGACTAACCTCATAGAAACTCAGTCGCTTCAGTTCATAGAATAAAGCCCACATTTACAATAATTTAGCAATTTCAAATccgttttatttttctcttcagaAACTTGAGCTGCCAAGATAACTAGGACTTTAATTTGAAAGATAATAATGTCTGATTATTTTTCTTGCCGTCTTTTACATGTTTCTAATGCAAGCCTTtttattacctatcaaaaaaaaaatgtctgattatttttcttcacaagTGGCTCCAATAGGTCAGTCCTCAgatatttacattattttccaatttaCTAACTTCCTTTTCACCTATGGATAGTGGGTAGAGGTCTGAAAGAAAATCAGAGAAATTTGTGTGGGATTCCTGGGCTGGGACAGTAGGACGGAGACCATCAATTTGCAGGAGTGATGCTCAAGTTCTTGTTGGAATGTGGTGATTCCAGCTGTTGTGAATATAAGAGATTGAGTAGTAGCCTATGCAGTTACAACTGACGGGCTTAGAAGCAACAGAGACATCACAAGATAATCCTGGATAACAATGATGATGCATAAGCTCCCGCCCCTCACACAGGAGGTAGAAGGCAAAATGGAAAAACCTTGTTAGTTGCATGGTTTTCATATCAGGGGAAGACATTGAACATGTCTGAGTAATGGGTTTTCTCAGGATCAGCTATTTAGTTGGCAAACATACAAGCATGGGAAAGACATTGAACGTGTCTGAGAACGTGAGTTTGTGTGTGTGCACGTGAGTGTGCTCATATGTAGATTACACTGTGTCTGCATGGGAAAGACATTGAACATGTCTGAGAACGTGAGTTTGTGTGTGTGCACGTGAGTGTGCTCATAGGTAGATTCCACTGTgtctgtgtgtgtgtgcgcgcacacacacacacatacaagCAATGCATGTGGATTGTGTATCAAACTATCATGATATTTATGTTGGAAGAAGTCCCATAAAATATGCAAAGTTTTCAATCATACTATATAAGATGacaaatacaaaatatcaaaacatGTATATAAACTCACATGCTCTTCTTTCCATTTGGATGGGCTCAAGGGATCCTGCCAAAAGTTCACCTTCGGAGGTCCATGATGATCTATAATACAACCAAAAGTAAATATAAACAGTTTCGgaagataaataataaacaagttCAGTTTTTCAGTAGCAGAGAAATATCATTTCCCTTTACCATTGCCAGTTAAGATCCTAATTCACAGGTTCATGTTCTAAGAACCAGTCCTACTACAGTACCGAAAGGTACATTTTTTATGGGTACCAAAAAGGCACCACCATGTGCATACCTTCCATCCCATAGCTTTGCACCCGAGTCACATTGATTTATACCATTTACCATGATCTCATATGTTTATACCATCATTCAATGACCTTCATTTCATCACACACATTCAATAGTTGATACCGGAAGTTCATACCAATTCAATGccttaggtggtgtttttttttttacttaattctaaatagaatcttaatgcttaatagtattaaatattagattgtttgtttttatagtattttatttctattaagttttaaaaggtaaaaaaaaatcaatatgtttttttttctatttagaaaaagctacaaattttggctttttccatttagtaaaaagtttataataagtcatgaaaaagtagaaaaacaaacaacctaaattccgaaaacaaattactttcagcaaaaacccaaaaaaacaaacaccactttaATATTTTCCCATAAGAAcatataaaattcataaattccACAACCAAAAAAGgcatttcccttttttattcaagaaaaacaaaacaacagaAGACGGTGCCACATGACTCACATCCAAAACCACTTCGGGTTTCATTTTGTTAAGAACCTGTCAAATTACTTTGGGTTAATGCTGTATAATTAATTCCCCAAATAATGGAAATTTTTCAGAaaaaacgtttcctaaaatATTAACAAACCTCATAATTAaactgtttggttgctaagaaacaATAACACAAAACAAGggtttttaagttttaaactCACTTCGAACTAAAGCCCAGACGggtttttgtgtgtgtgtgtgtgtgtatacacTCCCAAATAACGAAAAATCGTAAAATTCAAGAGGTCGATTGCTTTTCCATTCTTCtgttttctcggcaaccaaagcATAAAGCAAGAAAAAGACGACAAATTGAGAAGGTGAGAAATAAAAGGGAGAAACTTACCGCCACCGCTGGCTAGACCTCGCCGATGGATTAGAGAAGTAGCCTGAGGAGCGGGCCTGGGAGAGGAAAGCCGAGTCAAGTTCCAAGCTTGACGAGCCACAACTGTCCACGCCGCCATTGGCTTGAAGCCGAAGAGTCGAGAGTGAGTGTCTGAGACAGAGCGGGAGGAGAGAAGACGGGAGAGTTCTTTTCGAATGCCTAAATTACCCTTTTCTTCTACATAACCTCCATATTGTACAAATCAAAACGTCGCCGTTTTCGCTTGAACTAGGGAGAATTTCTTAGTGGAATCcaaattagtaaattatttccaaaatttaacaTTTATGCCCTGAATTTGCTAAATAATGTAGTTATTGGAATAtatcaacaaagaaaaataaaataacagtatcgaaaattttcagattttgaAAGTGAAGGCCGAAGTGCCAAATTAACCCtagattttctaaaatatttttaaaaaatatttccgaaataattgaaaatgattccaccatatatgaaaatatttttaaaaaatgggcaATTGCATTGTGATAAATGTTTATAGTTATTTccatattcaaaaataaaacattaattatatgtcatttttaattgttaaactATGTgtataaactaatatttttagatcagtttgataattattttttaaaatagttttttatttttcaaaaaaatacatttcacaatcaaaactattttcttattttttattattaaaaattaaaaatataatatttttagataatatcttttaattatttttgtttattttataaagagtttttttaaaaataactatttattataaaatgattaaaaataaaatattaaacacaaaaactatttttaaaatattaaaaacagaaaCTGACTTATATTCTATAAActattaaataacaatttttaaaaactatttttccaaaatagttaTCCAACCTTAattcagttttaaaaaatattttcaggtttttgaaaattaaactaccAAACAAATTTTCCATATTGCTTtcgttttttcttattttaaaaataatggttCTTATTTAAATTAgcaaacaaattcaaaatttttattgtagaaaaaataaatagatttcttaagcaaaagaaaaaaaaaagaccttgGTGAGAGTGATAAAACaatatgaatttttcttttttcttttttgtgattacctccttttttttttttttacaagaaaataacaGTTTTCATTTAcataatttttggaatatttttatataatattatgatttacattctttttcatttatatttctatttttggaaCATTTACATTTCTATTTTTGGAACAAGCCCTAAAGGTTCTAAGTATTAGTAACCACCCTATATTACCATTAGCAAGATTATAAAGTGAAAACAGGTGATTAGCATTCGTTACATACGCTTCCAGTCTAAGAGTCGacaattgtttttaaacaaGAACTAGCAGAGCACTCTCACCAAGCCTAGCTTACAACAGAGCATGCCATTACACGATATTTCAGTAGCAGACACAGCATGTCGATCCACGATATTCCACAAACCTCCGCATACCCAACATACGTTCACTTTTATATAGTGTACAAGACTTGACATTCTGCAATGAATTTAGTCACATATCAGGACCTGTAAAGAGTATCACACAATCTGCAAAAGCTGTGTTTCATAAATATTCAAACCTAGAAATTACTGCTATTTTCCAAGGACGAGAAGAACTGAAATCTATGTACTGATTCTACTGAAAGTCAAACAGTCAATTAGCCCTAAAGCTGAAGCAGTTAGATAATGGAAGCCAACTAATGCTTAACACCATTAGTTGTTAATAAGAGAATGGTCAGATAGAAGGTTCAAACCGGGGCTTCCGGAAACCAAGGATTCGATATCTTATCAAACTACCCATTAACCCAATACCCTAAGTAGTTAAAGTAATGGATCAACAGCTAATAGTCAAAACAGTAGTTAGAACGAACATATTCTTGAacatggcttttttttttttatcagaaacaaatattttcattcatcaaacaattgataaatataagaaGCATGAGCAATCCTTCAAAGATGAGCAACAGATGGTAGAATGTAATCAAGAGATAGAACCACAAAAACTAGTCCCCCCTCATAAAAACCTGCATATAAATAGGAGCAAAAAAATTGGACACTCAAATGGAAAGGAAATCTCCAACAAAGGAGATCGTATGCTCTACTCCTTGCTTGGCTAACTGATTTTCGACTCAGTTTGCTGAACAAGGAATCCAAGAGAGAACAACCCAACTCATTTGCATTATCTATGATTTTGCACATCCAATTGTCAAACTTTCATGAACTCCTTTCCTTGTTATTCACCCAAGATATAACGGTTGCAGAATCTCCCTCTACAATTTGACTGGATAGAGATAAAGCTATCCAAAAAGAAGATTGATGATGGGTTTTTCATATACAACAGTTCTCCTCCAAAAATCTAAGAACAGGTAGTTGCTAACTTAGAATGCGAATTGATGAAATATTACCAAATCAATAAATTCATGATATTAAGAACAGAATAAAATATACCATGTGTAATTTTAGTGCAATTGGGCGGACTGAAAAGCAGTCAAATCAAAAGGCTCAAGTGGGGGAATGAGTGCAGAGATACTACTACATAGtatcatataaaaaacaaatatgattaaattttaatgCCTCCATGCTTTGGAATATCAGATGTAGGGGGGCAATCCAAGAACAtgttcataaaacaaataaaatacgATTCTAATATTAACCCACATGcttcataaaaaatttgggCAGCCAAGAACAAGTCCATAAATAAGCAAAGCTGAGACAGGAGTGTCATGAGATGCACAACCAGAAGGGATAATATACAGAATAGAACTAGAAACATATTTCTCTTAAGAACTTTTTCATGGGCAATATGTGAGAAAATAGAAAGTCAAGTTCATTACTTCAATGTTTGCAGCAAGGAAGAATGCACTTATTTGTAAGTGTAACGAGCCATGAAGAGAGCTCCAAAGCATGAGAAATTCCACCATACACAATTGAGATAGTGAGGAGAAAAGCATCAGAAGTTCATTGAAGGATGACGTAGAATGGAAGCTTAGGAAAGCTCACAAAGATCTTTTAGGTTGCTCCATCCTTAGGAGGGCAGTCATGTATTTCAGTATATTCCAAAAGATAGAAGCAATGAATGAATATATAAGTAAATCCAAGAGTTAATACAGATCATAGCAGGGAAAACTACAAACTTGATCCTATTCCATAtgataaattcaatataaactGACCTCTGCAAACATAAGTTGGATTCTTGTTCACAGAGAAAGCCCAGCAAAAAGCAACTCCAACTCCGCATCTTGTGACGTAGTTCTCTGTCATacaaaagagaggaaaaaaacaaaagggcatcaaattttaaattaaaattagggAAACCATAAAGAATCAGTAATAGTTCATTATGTAAATTAGTAAAATGTACTTCACCTGATTTAGTGAATGCATTTCCCATTGTGCTATAATTTGAAAAGGAAGGTTAAATCAACCAACCAACAACAtatctattttatatatatatatatatatatatatatatatatattagtgagCTAAACTAGCTACTTTAGGCTGAGAATTTTATTCCAAGCATTCTTGAATCAGACTCTACACACCTCCTGCAATTTATATTGGCCTTGAAGACTTGAGATCCTCATTTTCAAACGAATATTTCAACCTTTGAACCAAGAGATCCTCATTTTCAAAGGCtatcttgtttctttccttccaaacc
This window contains:
- the LOC117909394 gene encoding uncharacterized protein LOC117909394 isoform X2 translates to MAAWTVVARQAWNLTRLSSPRPAPQATSLIHRRGLASGGDHHGPPKVNFWQDPLSPSKWKEEHFVIVSLSGWGLLFYGGYKFFTKGKKDNKEEKVGDASH
- the LOC117909394 gene encoding uncharacterized protein LOC117909394 isoform X1; the encoded protein is MAAWTVVARQAWNLTRLSSPRPAPQATSLIHRRGLASGGDHHGPPKVNFWQDPLSPSKWKEEHFVIVSLSGWGLLFYGGYKFFTKGKKDNKEEHDKEEQSCFLP